A region from the Lentimonas sp. CC4 genome encodes:
- a CDS encoding transposase, whose product MPRKERIEYPGAIYHVISRGNYRKNLFTAQTTGAAFERAIFEAVERCGWKLHAYVIMSNHYHLAVETPDPNLVDGMRWLQSTFATRFNRLRNERGHVFQGRYKSILINEDRPLIGLINYIHLNPVRAKLCTVDELKDYALSSYPKYWKRKRPEGLDRATLLSLCDLPDTLAGMRKYETHLKLQDEADPRKREALAKQYCRGWFLGSPKAKKDLAKDLAKSAPLVNWEGVDLKELNEVRWEQIVQNELKRLKKKEDAITQDPKGADWKVSIAKRLRKETTAKNPWIAERLQMGHPNYVSNLVNKA is encoded by the coding sequence ATGCCACGTAAAGAACGCATTGAGTATCCGGGAGCGATTTACCACGTAATCAGCCGTGGGAATTATCGCAAAAACTTGTTTACCGCTCAGACAACTGGGGCTGCATTTGAGAGGGCAATCTTCGAAGCAGTGGAGCGCTGTGGGTGGAAGTTGCACGCCTATGTGATCATGAGTAACCACTACCACTTGGCGGTGGAGACTCCGGATCCGAACTTAGTGGACGGAATGCGCTGGCTACAGAGCACCTTTGCTACGCGCTTTAACCGACTCCGCAATGAGCGCGGTCATGTATTCCAAGGGCGCTATAAATCGATCCTGATCAATGAGGATAGGCCATTGATCGGATTGATCAACTACATCCATCTAAACCCAGTGCGCGCGAAGCTTTGCACCGTTGATGAGCTGAAAGACTACGCGTTGTCCAGCTATCCGAAGTATTGGAAACGCAAACGGCCCGAAGGGCTGGATCGCGCGACACTGCTTTCGCTCTGTGACTTGCCAGATACGCTTGCTGGGATGCGAAAGTATGAAACACACCTGAAGCTACAGGACGAGGCAGATCCACGAAAACGTGAAGCCCTAGCGAAGCAATATTGCCGAGGGTGGTTTCTGGGAAGCCCCAAAGCCAAGAAGGATCTAGCAAAAGATTTAGCGAAATCAGCTCCGTTGGTGAACTGGGAGGGCGTCGATCTAAAGGAACTGAACGAAGTGCGCTGGGAGCAGATTGTTCAAAACGAGCTAAAGCGCTTAAAGAAGAAGGAAGACGCCATCACGCAAGACCCTAAAGGAGCGGACTGGAAGGTCAGCATCGCCAAACGCCTCCGCAAAGAAACCACAGCGAAGAATCCATGGATCGCAGAACGCCTGCAAATGGGACATCCAAACTACGTCAGTAATCTAGTGAATAAAGCATAA
- a CDS encoding transposase: MPRKERIEYPGAIYHVISRGNYRKNLFTAQTTGAAFERAIFEAVERCGWKLHAYVIMSNHYHLAVETPDPNLVDGMRWLQSTFATRFNRLRNERGHVFQGRYKSILINEDRPLIGLINYIHLNPVRAKLCTVDELKDYALSSYPKYWKRKRPEGLDRATLLSLCDLPDTLAGMRKYETHLKLQDEADPRKREALAKQYCRGWFLGSPKAKKDLAKDLAKSAPLVNWEGVDLKELNEVRWEQIVQNELKRLKKKEDAITQDPKGADWKVSIAKRLRKETTAKNPWIAGKIKGVKRKI, translated from the coding sequence ATGCCACGTAAAGAACGCATTGAGTATCCGGGAGCGATTTACCACGTAATCAGCCGTGGGAATTATCGCAAAAACTTGTTTACCGCTCAGACAACTGGGGCTGCATTTGAGAGGGCAATCTTCGAAGCAGTGGAGCGCTGTGGGTGGAAGTTGCACGCCTATGTGATCATGAGTAACCACTACCACTTGGCGGTGGAGACTCCGGATCCGAACTTAGTGGACGGAATGCGCTGGCTACAGAGCACCTTTGCTACGCGCTTTAACCGACTCCGCAATGAGCGCGGTCATGTATTCCAAGGGCGCTATAAATCGATCCTGATCAATGAGGATAGGCCATTGATCGGATTGATCAACTACATCCATCTAAACCCAGTGCGCGCGAAGCTTTGCACCGTTGATGAGCTGAAAGACTACGCGTTGTCCAGCTATCCGAAGTATTGGAAACGCAAACGGCCCGAAGGGCTGGATCGCGCGACACTGCTTTCGCTCTGTGACTTGCCAGATACGCTTGCTGGGATGCGAAAGTATGAAACACACCTGAAGCTACAGGACGAGGCAGATCCACGAAAACGTGAAGCCCTAGCGAAGCAATATTGCCGAGGGTGGTTTCTGGGAAGCCCCAAAGCCAAGAAGGATCTAGCAAAAGATTTAGCGAAATCAGCTCCGTTGGTGAACTGGGAGGGCGTCGATCTAAAGGAACTGAACGAAGTGCGCTGGGAGCAGATTGTTCAAAACGAGCTAAAGCGCTTAAAGAAGAAGGAAGACGCCATCACGCAAGACCCTAAAGGAGCGGACTGGAAGGTCAGCATCGCCAAACGCCTCCGCAAAGAAACCACAGCGAAGAATCCATGGATCGCAGGGAAGATAAAAGGGGTCAAACGCAAAATATAA
- a CDS encoding transposase: MKKQRYTAEFKQEAVKLILIDGTSVKEVSKQLGVPEGVLYSWRQKHLDELEANAPEGAQSPKALAKENEQLRKELAKARRMNEILKKTVGYFSEGA, from the coding sequence ATGAAAAAGCAACGCTACACTGCGGAGTTCAAACAAGAGGCAGTTAAACTGATACTAATCGACGGGACTTCAGTGAAGGAAGTTTCGAAGCAACTGGGAGTCCCTGAAGGGGTTCTCTACAGCTGGAGGCAGAAGCATCTGGACGAATTGGAGGCGAATGCTCCAGAGGGTGCTCAAAGTCCAAAGGCATTGGCCAAGGAGAACGAACAGCTACGTAAGGAGCTGGCGAAAGCTCGGCGAATGAATGAGATTCTAAAAAAAACGGTGGGCTACTTCAGCGAGGGCGCGTGA
- a CDS encoding IS3 family transposase: MQYRFIDQNKDRYSVKELCECFELSRSGYYDWQLRSPSARSLEDNSYKSHILEVHKQANGRVYGHRPIHRHLQDEGLDCGRDRTLRLMKELRIDSTQKKGFKPLGTNSKHDFGYSPNLLKKLGKPQGCDQVWVADTTYLRVQNGWCYLATVMDLFSRRIIGWSVSSDNDSKLVCKALKCAVLTRGGDLPEGLIHHSDRGSTYASYSYETLLKSFGICQSMSAKGNCYDNAAQESFYGRYKTSSVGDTIFFDEAAARSHAFEYIEVFYNRFRKHSSLDYNNPIQFEEKFYPHGGKQNASLPACINHN, translated from the coding sequence ATGCAGTATCGATTTATTGATCAGAACAAGGATCGCTACAGTGTGAAGGAGCTGTGCGAGTGCTTCGAGCTGAGTCGGAGTGGCTACTACGACTGGCAACTGCGCAGCCCGAGCGCACGCAGCCTGGAGGATAACTCCTATAAGAGCCATATTCTCGAAGTTCACAAGCAAGCCAATGGGCGCGTCTACGGGCATCGTCCAATCCACCGTCACCTTCAAGATGAAGGGCTCGATTGTGGCCGCGACCGCACCCTGCGTTTAATGAAGGAACTACGGATCGACAGCACTCAGAAGAAAGGGTTCAAGCCATTGGGCACAAACAGTAAACATGATTTCGGTTACAGCCCGAACCTACTGAAGAAACTCGGCAAGCCGCAGGGATGTGATCAAGTTTGGGTAGCCGACACCACTTATCTACGCGTTCAAAACGGCTGGTGCTATCTGGCGACAGTGATGGATCTGTTTAGTCGGCGCATTATTGGTTGGAGCGTCTCCTCTGACAATGACTCGAAGCTGGTTTGCAAGGCCCTTAAATGCGCGGTTCTGACCCGAGGTGGTGATCTGCCGGAAGGACTGATCCATCACAGCGACCGAGGCAGCACCTACGCCAGCTACAGCTATGAAACATTGCTCAAGTCCTTTGGCATCTGTCAAAGTATGAGTGCTAAAGGCAACTGCTATGATAATGCTGCCCAGGAATCTTTTTACGGGAGATACAAAACATCGAGTGTCGGTGATACCATCTTCTTTGATGAGGCTGCCGCTCGTAGTCATGCCTTCGAGTATATCGAAGTCTTCTATAACCGTTTCAGAAAACACTCTTCACTGGACTACAATAACCCCATTCAGTTTGAGGAAAAATTTTACCCCCATGGGGGTAAGCAGAACGCAAGCCTACCGGCTTGCATCAATCACAACTAA
- a CDS encoding DUF5076 domain-containing protein yields the protein MRKLPIPPDCHSADQAIELISGWIVDQKLQCSLYPSVFEKNPENWGVLLADAARHISRALEEEAGMDKDEVLSMIWKKMNESWNDPWEEFDGDHVEWPTTDDEA from the coding sequence ATGAGAAAACTTCCCATTCCTCCTGACTGCCACTCTGCCGACCAAGCAATCGAGCTAATCAGTGGTTGGATTGTCGATCAGAAGCTACAGTGCTCACTCTACCCAAGCGTCTTCGAGAAGAACCCTGAGAATTGGGGAGTCCTGCTTGCAGATGCCGCTCGTCACATCTCCCGAGCACTCGAAGAAGAGGCAGGTATGGATAAAGATGAAGTCCTAAGTATGATCTGGAAGAAAATGAATGAGTCATGGAATGATCCATGGGAAGAGTTTGACGGTGATCACGTCGAATGGCCTACTACAGACGATGAAGCGTAG
- a CDS encoding DUF3144 domain-containing protein: protein METDPEFFSRADAHINLSNSQIQADIGPGKVSASLLYSAARFNAWVTATGYSSGDEMKAQKEEVIDYFATEYIKMLEENLDEYIENFDEHMEVQR, encoded by the coding sequence ATGGAAACTGATCCTGAATTTTTCAGTCGAGCTGATGCTCACATCAACCTCTCCAATAGCCAGATTCAGGCAGACATTGGCCCGGGAAAAGTGAGTGCATCACTTCTATATTCTGCAGCCCGATTCAATGCTTGGGTCACTGCGACCGGCTATTCGTCAGGCGATGAAATGAAAGCACAGAAAGAAGAAGTCATAGATTACTTTGCGACAGAATACATCAAGATGCTTGAAGAGAACCTTGACGAATACATCGAAAATTTTGATGAGCACATGGAGGTTCAGCGATGA
- a CDS encoding ABC transporter permease — MKLLKLQCLPFAYATRNLLRDIPRLLQKIGGSCVVVFLILAAGAFNEGMKSVLRASGSANNVILVSAGSEESVERGEIDVQVESLAAAGIRGIESRLGQPAVSGEVHFMGALSTIDGGDSQALLRGITPSAFEVHREVRILEGDFPGSGEVLAGRLAHHMLGVSAEAIRPGAEVEFEGQRFTISGIFEAPGTVMESEIWFDRNDLMTLTQRESLSCVIVRLEDPASFAAADLFAKQRLDLELSAIREVDYYDKLSGFFAPIRAMTWLTAGLIAAGAIFGGFNLLYAAFASRIRELATLQAIGFRRAAVFISLVQESLLATLSGTLLAAFAAVVLLEGRTVHFSIGTFALELSSSVISSGLIMGLLLGVLGAVPPAIRCLAAPLPSTLRS, encoded by the coding sequence ATGAAGCTTTTAAAACTACAATGCCTCCCCTTCGCGTATGCGACGCGCAACCTGCTGCGTGACATACCGCGCCTCTTGCAAAAGATTGGCGGCTCCTGCGTGGTGGTCTTTTTGATTCTCGCCGCAGGTGCGTTTAATGAAGGCATGAAATCCGTGCTGCGTGCCAGCGGCTCGGCCAACAATGTCATTCTAGTGAGTGCGGGCTCCGAAGAAAGTGTCGAGCGCGGCGAAATCGACGTGCAAGTCGAATCACTCGCAGCCGCTGGCATCCGCGGCATCGAGTCGCGTTTAGGACAACCAGCCGTTTCCGGAGAGGTGCACTTTATGGGCGCACTCTCAACGATCGACGGTGGTGATAGTCAAGCACTGCTGCGTGGCATCACGCCCTCGGCCTTCGAGGTGCATCGCGAAGTGCGCATTCTGGAGGGCGATTTCCCAGGCTCGGGTGAAGTGCTTGCAGGACGACTCGCGCACCATATGCTCGGCGTCTCGGCAGAGGCCATTCGCCCCGGAGCCGAAGTCGAATTCGAAGGGCAGCGCTTTACGATCTCAGGGATTTTCGAAGCGCCCGGCACCGTGATGGAGTCGGAGATCTGGTTTGACCGCAATGACCTGATGACATTGACCCAGCGCGAGTCACTCTCCTGCGTGATCGTGCGTTTAGAAGATCCTGCCAGCTTCGCTGCTGCCGATCTGTTTGCCAAGCAACGGCTCGATCTTGAGCTCAGTGCCATTCGCGAGGTCGACTACTACGACAAGTTGTCTGGCTTCTTTGCGCCGATTCGTGCCATGACTTGGCTGACAGCTGGACTGATTGCCGCAGGTGCAATCTTTGGTGGATTTAACCTACTCTACGCCGCCTTCGCCTCACGTATTCGCGAGCTCGCTACACTACAAGCGATCGGGTTTCGACGAGCCGCAGTATTTATCTCACTGGTGCAGGAGAGCCTATTGGCCACCCTCAGCGGCACCTTGCTGGCAGCATTTGCCGCGGTCGTTCTACTCGAAGGCCGCACGGTGCATTTTTCAATCGGCACTTTCGCACTAGAGCTCAGTAGCAGCGTCATCAGCTCCGGCCTCATAATGGGGCTACTGCTCGGCGTGCTAGGTGCAGTGCCACCCGCAATTCGCTGCCTCGCCGCACCACTCCCCAGCACACTGCGCTCCTAA
- a CDS encoding ABC transporter permease, whose amino-acid sequence MKLHHTLNLALKQVLRHRVRSLLTVAGVGAGMFLFTSVQTMQHSLARVIQSGANDNVLVVYRENRFCPMTSRLPEHYLGEIQRIAGVTEAIPIQIAVNNCGASLDVITFRGVPPETLSGYNPELEVVRGTMDQWQSRSDAALVGEHFARRRGLSPGDTFEAVGVRVWVAGIVRSPLQQDNNVAYVHLPFLQQASRIGLGTVTQFNVRVSDTSQIESVAQEIDALFASDQAPTTTTPEKAFFVQTARDMIEMIAFTRWIGLGAVVAVLGLVANALLLAARGRVQESAVFQTIGFSRTAVGAIMVGEGAVLGLAGGLVGSLGASLFFYLKSYTFGNEGLTLALAPSLSVTVTALGVACALGLLASLWPAWVAAKRPLVESLR is encoded by the coding sequence ATGAAACTTCACCACACACTCAACCTCGCGCTCAAGCAAGTGCTACGCCACCGAGTGCGCAGCTTGCTGACTGTGGCAGGTGTCGGCGCAGGGATGTTTCTCTTCACCTCCGTGCAGACGATGCAGCACTCGCTCGCGCGCGTCATCCAAAGCGGCGCGAACGACAATGTGCTTGTTGTCTATCGTGAGAATCGCTTTTGCCCAATGACCTCACGCCTACCGGAACACTACCTCGGCGAGATTCAACGCATCGCTGGCGTCACCGAAGCCATCCCGATTCAAATCGCCGTGAACAACTGCGGCGCGAGTCTCGACGTCATCACCTTTCGTGGTGTGCCACCTGAAACACTGAGCGGCTACAATCCAGAGCTAGAGGTGGTGCGGGGCACGATGGATCAATGGCAATCACGCAGCGATGCCGCACTGGTAGGCGAGCACTTCGCTCGTCGGCGCGGCCTCAGCCCTGGCGATACCTTTGAGGCAGTCGGCGTGCGCGTATGGGTCGCCGGCATTGTGCGCTCACCGCTACAGCAAGATAACAACGTTGCCTATGTGCACCTCCCCTTCTTGCAACAGGCATCGCGTATCGGACTCGGCACGGTGACTCAGTTTAACGTGCGTGTGAGCGATACCTCACAAATCGAATCGGTTGCTCAAGAGATCGACGCACTCTTTGCATCCGACCAAGCACCCACCACGACAACGCCCGAGAAGGCCTTTTTCGTGCAGACCGCACGCGATATGATCGAGATGATCGCCTTCACACGCTGGATCGGTTTAGGCGCAGTGGTTGCCGTGCTCGGTCTCGTAGCCAATGCACTACTACTGGCCGCACGTGGCCGCGTGCAGGAAAGCGCGGTCTTTCAAACCATCGGTTTCTCACGCACTGCAGTGGGCGCGATCATGGTCGGCGAAGGTGCAGTGCTCGGGCTCGCAGGTGGGCTAGTAGGCAGCTTAGGGGCGTCGCTCTTTTTCTATCTCAAAAGCTACACCTTCGGCAACGAAGGGCTGACGCTCGCACTCGCACCGAGCCTAAGCGTTACCGTAACCGCGCTGGGCGTCGCCTGTGCGCTCGGCCTGCTGGCCTCACTCTGGCCAGCATGGGTCGCCGCAAAACGCCCACTTGTTGAATCCCTGCGCTGA
- a CDS encoding ABC transporter ATP-binding protein, translating to MTDSQPQSLIRCRGLSKTYRKGSTTVTPLEALDLDVGRGEFLALMGPSGSGKTTLLNLIAGIDHPTTGELWVGDRDLGTLSRGELTSWRARHCGYIFQLYHLVPILTAFENVELPLLLNPELSRDERRAKVNAALDLVGLADRMDHRPSELSGGQEQRVAIARAIVTDPELLVADEPTGDLDRESATSILNLMRELSSDFGKTIVMVTHDAVAAEAASRTLHLEKGQLIEQDRIHKTNTNATS from the coding sequence ATGACCGACTCTCAACCACAAAGCCTGATTCGTTGCCGAGGACTCTCTAAAACCTATCGCAAGGGCAGCACCACCGTCACTCCGCTCGAAGCGCTCGACCTCGACGTCGGTCGTGGCGAATTCCTTGCGCTCATGGGGCCTTCCGGCTCCGGCAAAACGACCTTGCTCAATCTAATCGCCGGCATCGACCATCCTACAACGGGCGAACTCTGGGTCGGCGATCGCGACCTCGGCACACTCTCGCGCGGCGAACTCACCAGTTGGCGCGCACGCCACTGTGGCTACATTTTTCAACTCTATCACCTCGTGCCCATCCTTACGGCATTCGAGAATGTCGAACTCCCGCTACTGCTCAACCCAGAGCTCAGCCGCGATGAGCGACGCGCCAAGGTCAATGCCGCACTCGACCTCGTCGGGCTAGCAGACCGTATGGATCACCGCCCGAGTGAGCTATCCGGCGGCCAAGAACAACGCGTCGCCATTGCCCGCGCCATCGTCACGGATCCCGAGCTATTAGTCGCCGACGAACCCACGGGTGACCTCGACCGCGAGTCCGCAACATCGATCCTTAATTTGATGCGAGAGCTCTCCTCCGACTTTGGCAAGACCATCGTTATGGTCACGCACGACGCCGTCGCCGCCGAAGCAGCGAGTCGCACACTGCATCTGGAGAAAGGTCAGCTCATTGAGCAAGATCGTATTCATAAAACCAATACAAACGCGACCTCATGA
- a CDS encoding efflux RND transporter periplasmic adaptor subunit: protein MAQASDLYNKPGSHESPPPQAKQSRQRLAKLIPFALIIAFVLLLALLFGERFVPAHEVQLESVVTQRSQQVVQTSSATPPSHADDFGGDAVFQASGWIEADPLPIRVAALNDGFVDTVHVLEGQTVTKGQLLVKLVDDDARLDLQSAKAESGQRAAALTEMQSMVRATEAGLERLVEEVDIEHARIEELRDDATRLKSAGAQSVSEQEITQSRLRVLTQQAVIQALEANRGELEAELAARKATVRRAEHELHAAETDVARKQLALDRMEIRSPIDGIIQQLYVSPGKKRFAMMDDPESATIAKLYMPEALQARIDVPLEEAAQLRVGQAVRLRSVFLQDKIFEGRVSRIEGQADLQRNTLQAKVELLNSADGLRPEMLCRAEFLAPASSGTLNNTAANTGRATVYVPTKALIERDGNTATWTLDASGKRATLQTLRVATEIRDGYQHVLEGLKPGARVVIHPPADLEEGDRIRPQD, encoded by the coding sequence ATGGCCCAAGCATCAGATCTATATAACAAACCAGGGAGCCACGAATCGCCCCCACCTCAAGCCAAGCAATCGCGGCAACGACTCGCGAAACTGATACCCTTCGCACTGATTATCGCGTTCGTGCTACTACTCGCACTACTCTTCGGTGAGCGCTTCGTGCCCGCACATGAGGTGCAACTCGAGTCAGTCGTCACACAACGCAGTCAACAAGTCGTGCAAACAAGCTCAGCGACTCCGCCGAGCCACGCAGACGACTTCGGAGGCGACGCCGTGTTTCAAGCCTCTGGCTGGATCGAAGCCGACCCGCTACCAATTCGTGTCGCAGCACTCAACGATGGCTTTGTCGACACGGTTCATGTCTTAGAAGGACAAACAGTCACGAAAGGGCAACTGCTGGTAAAACTCGTCGATGATGACGCTCGCCTAGACCTACAATCCGCGAAAGCCGAAAGCGGACAACGTGCCGCCGCACTGACTGAAATGCAGTCAATGGTTCGTGCAACCGAAGCCGGCCTAGAACGTCTAGTCGAAGAGGTGGATATCGAACACGCGCGCATCGAAGAGCTGCGCGACGACGCCACTCGACTCAAATCGGCAGGCGCTCAAAGCGTCTCTGAACAAGAGATCACCCAATCGCGACTCCGTGTATTGACGCAGCAAGCCGTGATTCAAGCGCTCGAAGCCAACCGCGGGGAATTGGAGGCCGAGCTCGCCGCACGTAAGGCCACCGTGCGACGTGCCGAACACGAACTCCATGCAGCAGAGACCGATGTTGCGCGCAAACAACTGGCACTCGACCGCATGGAGATCCGTAGTCCGATCGACGGGATCATCCAGCAGCTCTATGTGAGCCCAGGCAAGAAGCGCTTCGCCATGATGGACGATCCAGAATCCGCCACGATCGCAAAACTATATATGCCAGAGGCACTACAAGCACGCATCGACGTGCCACTCGAAGAAGCCGCACAACTCCGTGTCGGCCAAGCCGTGCGCCTGCGCAGCGTATTCCTACAAGACAAGATCTTCGAAGGCCGAGTCAGCCGCATCGAAGGCCAAGCCGACCTACAGCGCAACACCCTGCAGGCCAAAGTCGAGCTACTCAACAGTGCCGACGGCCTGCGCCCTGAAATGCTCTGCCGCGCAGAGTTTCTCGCACCTGCCTCATCCGGCACCCTCAACAATACTGCTGCTAACACTGGTCGCGCCACCGTCTATGTGCCAACCAAGGCACTCATTGAACGCGACGGTAACACTGCGACTTGGACACTGGATGCCTCGGGAAAACGCGCGACCCTACAAACGCTACGTGTCGCAACTGAAATACGTGACGGCTATCAGCACGTGCTCGAAGGCCTCAAGCCTGGTGCCCGCGTCGTCATCCACCCACCCGCAGACCTCGAAGAAGGCGACCGCATACGTCCACAGGACTAA
- a CDS encoding type II toxin-antitoxin system HipA family toxin translates to MIAEIQLWGRTIGAVTWSASQDIAAFEYDRAFLQSGFEIAPLMMPLSERVYRFPALPRNTSMGLPGLLADALPDKFGNALINTWLASQGRKSEQFTPVERLCYTGRRGMGALEFLPVIGPRPRKATRIEIDALIDLASDVLTHRNTLQGNFKDSTRAKALKDILRVGTSAGGARAKAVIAWNRQTHEVRSGQIAADTGFEYWLLKFDGVNGNKDKEMDDPKGYGAVEYAYYLMAQAAGIQMSECRLLEEHDRRHFMTRRFDRLPGGEKLHMQSLCAMAHYDFNAAGAYAYEQAFLVMNQLHLDMDATEQQFRRMVFNIVARNQDDHVKNIAFLMDKNGRWSLSPAFDITYSYNPDGAWTATHQMTMNGKRDGFTMADFKACAKSAQMKRGRAQEIVKEVIDAVKQWPEHADAAKVKATWVQQIQAQHRLQFSKD, encoded by the coding sequence ATGATCGCCGAAATACAATTATGGGGGCGCACCATCGGTGCCGTGACCTGGAGCGCAAGCCAAGACATCGCCGCGTTTGAGTATGACCGTGCCTTCCTGCAAAGCGGGTTTGAAATCGCACCGCTCATGATGCCGCTGAGCGAGCGCGTCTATCGCTTCCCGGCACTGCCTAGAAATACGTCTATGGGGCTCCCCGGGCTACTCGCAGATGCCCTGCCCGATAAATTCGGCAACGCCCTGATCAACACCTGGCTCGCGAGCCAAGGCCGCAAGAGTGAGCAATTCACTCCCGTCGAGCGACTCTGCTACACCGGCCGGCGCGGCATGGGCGCACTAGAGTTTCTGCCCGTAATCGGCCCGCGCCCACGCAAAGCAACGCGAATCGAGATCGATGCCCTGATTGACCTCGCGTCCGACGTGCTCACCCATCGCAACACACTTCAAGGCAACTTCAAAGACTCCACTCGCGCAAAGGCGCTCAAAGACATTCTACGAGTGGGCACTTCTGCGGGCGGCGCGCGCGCAAAGGCTGTCATCGCATGGAATCGACAGACCCACGAGGTGCGCTCCGGTCAAATTGCCGCCGACACTGGCTTCGAATATTGGCTACTCAAATTTGACGGCGTCAACGGCAACAAAGACAAAGAGATGGACGACCCGAAGGGTTACGGCGCGGTCGAATATGCCTACTACTTAATGGCTCAAGCCGCTGGTATTCAAATGAGCGAATGCCGCCTACTCGAAGAGCACGACCGCCGCCACTTCATGACGCGCCGCTTCGACCGCCTGCCTGGTGGCGAGAAGCTCCACATGCAATCGCTCTGCGCAATGGCTCATTACGATTTTAACGCAGCCGGTGCCTACGCCTACGAACAGGCGTTCTTAGTCATGAACCAACTGCACCTTGATATGGATGCCACCGAGCAGCAATTCCGTCGCATGGTGTTTAACATCGTCGCACGCAACCAAGACGATCACGTCAAGAATATCGCCTTCCTCATGGATAAGAATGGCCGTTGGTCGCTCTCGCCTGCGTTCGACATCACGTATAGCTACAATCCCGACGGCGCATGGACAGCCACGCACCAAATGACGATGAACGGCAAACGCGACGGCTTCACCATGGCTGATTTCAAGGCCTGCGCAAAGAGCGCCCAAATGAAACGCGGCCGCGCCCAGGAAATCGTCAAAGAAGTCATCGACGCCGTCAAACAGTGGCCCGAACACGCAGACGCAGCCAAAGTAAAAGCCACGTGGGTTCAACAGATACAAGCACAGCACCGCCTACAATTCTCCAAAGACTAA
- a CDS encoding helix-turn-helix transcriptional regulator, whose amino-acid sequence MDIQEHMTDDIIVHELGQRLARLRLDKNLTQAQLAHEAGVGVRTVQRLETGTAAPQLTMFIRICRALGIVDHFNLLVPEPIPSPMQQLKMRGKLRQRASGQSMAVGEDPGKWTWADGT is encoded by the coding sequence ATGGACATACAAGAACACATGACTGACGACATCATCGTCCACGAATTAGGACAACGGCTGGCTCGCCTGCGGCTTGACAAAAACCTCACTCAAGCACAATTGGCACACGAAGCTGGCGTCGGCGTGCGCACTGTCCAACGCCTAGAAACTGGCACCGCTGCGCCACAGCTCACCATGTTTATCCGGATCTGCCGCGCATTGGGCATCGTCGACCATTTCAACCTACTCGTCCCTGAGCCCATCCCCAGCCCGATGCAGCAACTCAAAATGCGCGGCAAACTACGTCAGCGCGCCAGCGGCCAAAGCATGGCAGTCGGCGAAGATCCCGGCAAATGGACATGGGCGGACGGCACATGA